A single region of the Candidatus Fermentibacter sp. genome encodes:
- a CDS encoding CarD family transcriptional regulator: MSGIIQAERMQFSVSDMVVHPIHGAGRISDISVKNISGECTECVVVDLMVGNAGVLLPVESLDDTGLRHIVDEGTLDTALDMLGGNPEELPGDWRRRIESLRERVHSGDPRLVATAVRDIVARSGHSKVNPSEKRVLSEAVGVLAGEVALVKRLDVDSARKLVERQAGVRPVR; this comes from the coding sequence ATGTCAGGGATCATCCAGGCCGAGAGAATGCAGTTCTCCGTGAGCGACATGGTGGTGCACCCCATCCATGGCGCCGGCCGGATCAGCGACATCTCGGTGAAGAACATCTCGGGCGAGTGCACGGAATGTGTCGTCGTCGATCTCATGGTGGGCAACGCCGGAGTGCTCCTCCCCGTCGAGAGCCTGGACGATACCGGCCTGCGGCACATCGTCGACGAGGGCACCCTCGACACCGCCCTGGACATGCTGGGCGGAAACCCCGAAGAGCTTCCCGGCGACTGGAGGCGCAGGATCGAGAGCCTCCGCGAGCGCGTGCACAGCGGCGACCCCAGGCTCGTGGCGACGGCGGTACGCGACATCGTAGCCCGTTCCGGTCACAGCAAGGTCAATCCGTCCGAGAAGCGGGTCCTCTCCGAGGCCGTAGGCGTGCTCGCCGGCGAAGTTGCCCTCGTGAAGAGGCTCGATGTCGATTCCGCCAGGAAGCTCGTCGAGCGTCAGGCCGGAGTCAGGCCGGTCCGCTGA
- the hflX gene encoding GTPase HflX, with protein sequence MPARACAQEREATGEELFLAVAVTLGNETPSPGAPEELASLVHTAGGRVVGFVTQNRPVPDHATFVGKGKLEEIKAAAQAGGVSSIVFDHNLSPAQVSRLEEATECKVLDRTELIMSIFAGQARTAEAKLQVELAQLKYALPRLSGMWHHFSRLGGGIGTRGPGETQLEVDRRKARTRIRLLEKELEKIAGRRDRLAGRRSEAFSVALAGYTNTGKSTLLNRICGSGAYSADRLFATLDSTTRRLYRGGAGSVVFSDTVGFIERLPEGLVASFYSTLAVVRDADLVLVVGDASHPCRDVQNEAVKSTLERIGAGSVPRLMVWNKIDIADPGSLPSGGLLVSALTGRGVDELLSAVEEERRSRLEWFTLRLLVRDGRLENWIHENCVIGSFESTPEGVEITAGALHGFDSVVGRLSGIDESLRTIERTVWSQRSLDRGRPGRDG encoded by the coding sequence ATGCCCGCCAGGGCCTGCGCACAGGAGAGGGAAGCCACCGGAGAGGAACTCTTCCTCGCCGTCGCGGTGACTCTCGGCAACGAAACACCCTCCCCCGGGGCGCCCGAGGAGCTGGCCTCGCTCGTGCACACCGCAGGGGGGCGGGTCGTCGGCTTCGTCACCCAGAACAGGCCGGTGCCCGATCACGCGACCTTCGTAGGCAAGGGAAAGCTCGAGGAGATCAAGGCCGCCGCCCAGGCCGGAGGCGTGTCCTCGATCGTCTTCGACCACAATCTCTCACCCGCCCAGGTCTCCCGCCTGGAGGAGGCCACGGAGTGCAAGGTCCTCGACCGCACCGAACTCATCATGTCCATCTTCGCAGGGCAGGCCCGGACGGCGGAGGCGAAGCTCCAGGTCGAGCTGGCCCAGCTCAAGTACGCACTGCCCAGGCTCAGCGGCATGTGGCACCACTTCTCACGGCTCGGCGGCGGCATCGGCACCAGGGGGCCCGGTGAGACACAGCTCGAGGTCGACAGGAGGAAGGCCAGGACCCGCATCCGGCTTCTCGAGAAGGAGCTGGAGAAGATCGCCGGCAGGCGCGACAGGCTGGCCGGCAGGAGGTCGGAAGCCTTCAGCGTGGCCCTCGCCGGGTACACGAACACCGGCAAGAGCACGCTCCTCAACCGCATCTGCGGATCCGGCGCCTACAGCGCCGACCGGCTCTTCGCCACGCTCGACTCGACGACCCGCAGGCTCTACCGCGGAGGGGCGGGATCGGTGGTCTTCTCCGATACCGTCGGTTTCATCGAGAGGCTTCCGGAAGGGCTCGTCGCCAGCTTCTACAGCACCCTCGCCGTCGTCAGGGATGCCGATCTCGTGCTCGTGGTGGGTGATGCCTCGCATCCCTGCCGCGACGTCCAGAACGAGGCCGTGAAGAGCACCCTCGAGAGGATAGGCGCCGGCAGCGTGCCCAGGCTGATGGTGTGGAACAAGATCGACATCGCCGACCCCGGATCCCTGCCGTCGGGCGGCCTGCTCGTCTCGGCGCTGACCGGCCGGGGAGTGGACGAACTCCTGTCAGCCGTCGAGGAGGAGAGGCGGAGCCGCCTGGAGTGGTTCACGCTCAGACTCCTCGTCAGGGATGGCAGGCTGGAGAACTGGATCCACGAGAACTGCGTGATCGGGAGCTTCGAGAGTACGCCGGAGGGCGTCGAGATCACCGCCGGGGCCCTGCACGGCTTCGATTCCGTGGTCGGACGCCTCTCCGGGATCGACGAATCGCTCCGGACCATCGAGAGGACGGTCTGGAGCCAGCGGTCGCTCGACCGGGGGAGGCCCGGCAGGGATGGATGA